In one Polaribacter sp. ALD11 genomic region, the following are encoded:
- a CDS encoding phage holin family protein, which yields MKTFLKILLTALAVIVLANILPGVAVSGYVSAIIVAAVIALLNMIVRPLLIFFTLPATIVTFGLFIFVINAIIIILADKLVTGFTVSGFWTALFFSILLSIFRSALFSLLKEDKRINN from the coding sequence ATGAAAACATTTTTAAAAATTTTGTTAACAGCACTTGCAGTAATTGTGTTGGCTAATATTTTACCAGGTGTAGCAGTTTCTGGTTATGTTTCTGCAATTATAGTTGCAGCAGTAATTGCATTGCTAAACATGATTGTAAGACCTTTGTTAATCTTCTTTACATTGCCAGCAACAATCGTCACTTTTGGTCTATTTATCTTTGTAATAAATGCAATTATAATCATTTTGGCAGACAAATTAGTAACTGGTTTTACGGTTTCAGGCTTTTGGACAGCTTTATTTTTTAGTATTTTACTATCTATATTTAGATCTGCATTGTTTTCGTTACTAAAGGAAGATAAGAGAATTAATAACTAA
- a CDS encoding trigger factor encodes MNITRENRDALNAVVKVDIVADDYQAKVSALLEDHRKKANVPGFRKGQVPMGMIKKQYGKSLMIDEVNKVLQASLNTYLQEEKLELLGNPLPRVKEDFNWDAETLSFEFELGLAPQFDVDLKSKKKVTEYNIIATEELLDEEMKNIQIRYGKVSPLEEATADSNITGAFVNEEKEINKKGTFLVSDLQGKKNEKKFIGAKIGDVIELETKKLFENDHKLQQILEVSHDEIHDLDIPVTLTIEEVTKTEPADLDKELFDKLFPDGSVSNAEELRAKIKEDAEKQFKQQGDQQLLNAITEHLVETTKFDLPSEFLQKWLQNAGEKPLTAEEAKAEFDKSETGLRYQLIEGKIMKDNDIKLEYTELVEYAKGFIRTQMAQFGNMNPEEKELDEIAGRILQNQEEAQKLQSQLISQKLLAFYKENMSFKTKELSYEAFTKEVYK; translated from the coding sequence ATGAATATTACAAGAGAAAATAGAGATGCGTTAAACGCAGTTGTAAAAGTTGATATTGTTGCAGATGACTATCAAGCAAAAGTTTCAGCACTGTTAGAAGATCACCGTAAAAAAGCAAATGTTCCTGGTTTTAGAAAAGGACAAGTGCCAATGGGAATGATTAAAAAGCAGTATGGTAAATCTTTAATGATAGATGAGGTTAACAAGGTTTTACAAGCATCTTTAAATACATATTTACAAGAAGAAAAGTTAGAGCTTTTAGGTAATCCGTTACCTAGAGTTAAAGAAGATTTTAACTGGGATGCAGAAACGCTTTCTTTTGAGTTTGAATTAGGTTTAGCGCCACAATTTGATGTAGATTTAAAATCTAAAAAGAAAGTAACAGAATACAATATTATTGCTACAGAAGAATTACTAGACGAAGAAATGAAGAATATTCAAATTCGTTATGGTAAGGTTTCTCCTCTAGAAGAAGCTACTGCAGACTCTAACATAACGGGTGCTTTTGTAAATGAGGAAAAAGAAATCAATAAAAAAGGGACTTTCTTAGTAAGTGATTTGCAAGGTAAAAAGAACGAAAAGAAGTTTATTGGAGCTAAAATTGGTGATGTAATTGAGTTAGAGACTAAGAAATTATTTGAAAACGATCATAAATTACAACAAATTTTAGAAGTTTCTCATGATGAAATTCACGATTTAGACATTCCTGTTACTTTAACAATAGAAGAGGTTACAAAGACCGAACCAGCAGATTTAGATAAAGAGTTGTTCGATAAATTATTCCCTGATGGAAGTGTTTCTAATGCAGAAGAATTAAGAGCAAAAATTAAAGAAGACGCAGAAAAGCAATTCAAGCAACAAGGAGATCAACAATTATTAAATGCAATTACAGAGCACTTAGTTGAAACAACAAAGTTTGATTTGCCGTCAGAATTTTTACAAAAATGGTTGCAAAATGCTGGTGAGAAACCATTAACGGCTGAAGAAGCTAAAGCTGAATTTGATAAATCTGAAACAGGTTTACGTTACCAATTAATCGAAGGAAAGATTATGAAGGATAATGATATTAAATTAGAGTATACAGAATTGGTAGAATATGCAAAAGGATTTATCCGTACGCAGATGGCTCAGTTTGGTAACATGAATCCAGAAGAAAAAGAATTGGACGAAATTGCTGGTAGAATTTTACAAAATCAAGAAGAAGCTCAGAAATTACAATCTCAATTAATTAGTCAGAAATTATTGGCTTTTTACAAAGAAAACATGAGTTTTAAAACAAAAGAACTTTCTTACGAAGCGTTTACAAAAGAAGTTTATAAGTAG
- the clpP gene encoding ATP-dependent Clp endopeptidase proteolytic subunit ClpP codes for MDYGKEFEKYATKHHGISSTNYTKITSSLTPYIMEERQMNITQMDVFSRLMMDRIIFLGTGINDQVANIIQAQLLFLESVDANKDISIYINSPGGGVYAGLGIYDTMQFIKPDVATICTGMAASMGAVLMCAGEKGKRSALPHSRIMIHQPLGGAQGQASDIEITAREIIKLKDELYEIISNHSGQTLEKVHNDSDRDYWMRADEAKVYGMIDEVLERKK; via the coding sequence ATGGATTACGGAAAAGAGTTCGAGAAATACGCAACAAAACATCACGGAATTAGTAGTACCAATTATACAAAAATAACAAGTAGTTTAACGCCATACATTATGGAAGAACGTCAAATGAACATCACTCAAATGGATGTTTTTTCACGTTTAATGATGGACAGAATTATTTTCTTAGGAACAGGAATTAACGATCAAGTAGCTAATATTATTCAGGCGCAATTATTGTTCTTAGAAAGTGTAGATGCAAATAAAGATATTTCAATTTATATAAACTCTCCTGGAGGAGGCGTATATGCAGGTTTAGGTATTTATGATACAATGCAATTTATAAAACCAGATGTTGCAACAATTTGTACAGGAATGGCAGCTTCTATGGGTGCTGTCTTAATGTGTGCAGGAGAAAAAGGAAAACGTTCTGCGTTACCACACTCTAGAATTATGATTCACCAACCTTTAGGTGGGGCGCAAGGGCAAGCTTCTGATATTGAAATTACTGCGAGAGAAATTATAAAGTTAAAAGATGAATTGTATGAAATTATCTCAAACCATTCTGGTCAAACTTTAGAAAAAGTACACAATGATTCTGATAGAGATTATTGGATGAGAGCAGATGAAGCAAAAGTATACGGAATGATTGATGAAGTCTTAGAGAGAAAGAAATAA
- the clpX gene encoding ATP-dependent Clp protease ATP-binding subunit ClpX, with product MSKEENLECSFCGRKKAETDLLIAGMDAHICDKCIEQAHGIVEEEVSETKTNGLSKDLTLRKPIQIKEFLDQYIIGQDETKRSMSVAVYNHYKRLLQTKDSEDDDVEIEKSNIVLVGETGTGKTLVAKTIARMLNVPFAIVDATVLTQAGYVGEDVESILSKLLQAADYDVEKAQRGIIFIDEIDKIARKGDNPSITRDVSGEGVQQALLKLLEGTVVNVAPKGGRKHPEQKFIEVDTKEILFIAGGAFSGIERFISKRLNMQAVGFTASLDDDKVDEENLLKYIIPSDLKAFGLIPEIIGRLPVLSYMNPLDAITLRAILTEPKNAIIKQYSKLFTMDEVDFTIEEGALNYIVEKAVEYKLGARGLRSLCEAIFTDAMFELPSSDEKIFNVTKEYAEAKLTNTALKKLKAAS from the coding sequence ATGTCGAAAGAAGAAAATTTAGAATGTTCGTTTTGCGGACGAAAAAAAGCAGAAACCGACTTGCTAATTGCAGGTATGGATGCTCATATTTGTGATAAATGTATAGAACAAGCACATGGTATTGTAGAGGAAGAAGTTTCTGAAACAAAAACGAATGGTTTGTCTAAAGACTTAACACTTAGAAAGCCGATACAAATTAAAGAGTTCTTAGATCAATATATTATTGGTCAAGATGAAACAAAGCGTTCTATGTCTGTTGCTGTTTATAATCATTATAAGAGATTATTGCAGACAAAAGATAGTGAAGATGATGATGTTGAGATCGAAAAATCTAACATTGTTTTAGTAGGTGAAACCGGAACAGGAAAAACCTTAGTAGCAAAAACAATTGCAAGAATGCTAAACGTACCCTTTGCTATTGTAGACGCAACTGTATTAACACAAGCAGGATATGTTGGTGAAGATGTAGAAAGTATTTTAAGTAAATTGTTGCAAGCTGCAGACTATGATGTAGAAAAGGCGCAAAGGGGTATTATTTTTATTGATGAAATTGATAAAATTGCCAGAAAAGGAGACAACCCATCTATAACAAGAGATGTTTCTGGTGAAGGTGTTCAGCAAGCATTATTAAAATTACTAGAAGGAACCGTTGTAAATGTTGCACCTAAAGGTGGAAGAAAGCATCCTGAACAGAAATTTATAGAGGTAGACACCAAAGAGATTTTATTTATTGCGGGTGGAGCATTTTCTGGAATTGAAAGATTTATTAGCAAGCGTTTAAACATGCAAGCGGTAGGTTTTACAGCATCTTTAGATGATGATAAAGTAGATGAAGAGAACTTGTTAAAATACATTATCCCTTCAGATTTAAAAGCATTTGGTTTAATTCCTGAAATTATTGGACGTTTACCTGTTTTAAGCTACATGAATCCTCTAGATGCTATTACATTAAGAGCCATTTTAACAGAACCTAAAAATGCTATTATAAAACAATATTCTAAGTTGTTTACAATGGATGAAGTTGATTTTACAATAGAAGAAGGAGCGTTAAATTATATTGTAGAAAAAGCGGTTGAATATAAACTAGGTGCAAGAGGTTTGCGTTCTTTATGTGAAGCAATTTTTACAGATGCCATGTTTGAGCTACCTAGTTCAGATGAAAAAATATTTAATGTTACCAAAGAATATGCAGAAGCAAAATTAACGAACACTGCATTGAAGAAATTAAAAGCAGCTTCGTAA
- the dnaG gene encoding DNA primase codes for MISRSTIDRVFETARVEEVIGEFVQLKKAGSNFKGLSPFVDEKSPSFVVSPVKQIWKDFSTGKGGNAISFLMEHEHYTYPEAIKWLAKRYNIEIEETEQSSEEKAQMNERESMFMVSTFAKDYFHDIMLNSNKGKAIGLSYFKERGFTDETIKTFELGYCLDEWDAFTNAALAKGYDLKYLASTGVTIVKENRQFDRFKGRVMFPIHSMSGRILGFGGRILTADKKAAKYLNSPESDIYHKSKILYGLFQAKKDIAKQDNCYLVEGYTDVISFHQSGVENVVASSGTALSSDQIRLVNRLTKNITVLFDGDAAGMRASIRGIDIILEQGMNVKVVQFPDGEDPDSFAKSHSNAELKTYLEDAAQDFINFKVSLLLKDSNNDPIKKAGVIRDIVVSISKIPDGIQREVYVQECARIMEVSERVLFSELAQIIKKGEQEKSKASRQQSRSQQDPNEPPPEYFMEQEQAKMGLVKGGTSTEKIDQLSILEKEIIRILLLFGNEVAEFIEEIENEDEQGKVTTTSRKYNNNVSAEIYVHLQDDETEFTNIIFQEIYTEIIHQLNQFEKLEIDTLVNHKNSDISSTVTSILMDEEKHQLSDWEGQNIEVKTALEILPKLVSDAVFNLRRVLIGKKIEELVKEASAEIAIDLETIKSYTGLRISLFEKLNRVV; via the coding sequence ATGATATCAAGAAGTACCATAGACCGAGTTTTTGAGACCGCAAGAGTAGAAGAGGTTATTGGAGAGTTTGTTCAACTAAAAAAAGCAGGAAGTAATTTCAAAGGGTTAAGTCCGTTTGTAGATGAAAAATCACCTTCATTTGTAGTATCTCCAGTAAAACAAATTTGGAAAGATTTTTCTACAGGAAAAGGAGGGAATGCGATTTCATTTCTAATGGAACATGAGCATTACACATATCCTGAAGCTATTAAATGGTTAGCGAAAAGGTACAATATAGAAATAGAAGAGACAGAGCAATCTAGCGAGGAAAAAGCGCAAATGAATGAAAGGGAAAGCATGTTTATGGTTTCTACATTTGCTAAAGATTATTTTCATGATATAATGCTAAATTCTAACAAAGGAAAAGCAATCGGACTTTCTTACTTTAAAGAACGTGGTTTTACAGATGAAACTATAAAAACCTTTGAGTTAGGCTATTGTTTAGATGAATGGGATGCTTTTACAAATGCCGCTTTAGCTAAAGGATATGATTTAAAATATTTAGCTTCAACCGGAGTAACAATCGTAAAAGAGAACAGACAATTCGACCGTTTTAAAGGGCGTGTTATGTTTCCAATTCACTCTATGTCTGGTAGAATTTTAGGTTTTGGAGGTAGAATTTTAACTGCAGATAAAAAAGCAGCGAAATATTTAAACTCTCCAGAAAGCGATATTTATCATAAAAGTAAAATTTTATATGGTCTTTTTCAAGCGAAGAAAGATATAGCAAAACAAGACAATTGTTATTTGGTAGAAGGCTATACAGACGTAATTTCCTTCCATCAATCTGGGGTAGAAAATGTAGTTGCTTCCTCAGGAACGGCATTGTCGTCAGATCAAATTAGATTGGTTAATAGACTTACTAAAAATATTACGGTACTTTTTGACGGTGATGCTGCAGGAATGAGAGCTTCTATTCGTGGAATTGACATCATTCTAGAGCAAGGAATGAATGTAAAAGTGGTTCAATTTCCTGATGGAGAAGACCCAGACAGTTTTGCAAAATCACATTCAAATGCAGAGCTAAAAACTTATTTAGAAGATGCTGCACAAGATTTTATCAACTTTAAAGTTTCTCTTTTATTAAAAGATTCAAATAATGATCCTATAAAAAAAGCGGGTGTAATTAGAGATATTGTGGTAAGTATTTCTAAAATTCCTGATGGCATTCAGCGTGAAGTGTATGTGCAAGAATGTGCAAGAATTATGGAAGTTTCTGAACGTGTTTTGTTTAGTGAATTGGCACAAATTATAAAAAAAGGAGAGCAAGAAAAAAGCAAAGCAAGTAGACAACAAAGTAGATCGCAACAAGACCCTAATGAACCACCACCAGAATATTTTATGGAGCAAGAGCAAGCTAAAATGGGATTGGTAAAAGGTGGTACTTCAACAGAAAAAATAGATCAACTTTCTATTTTAGAAAAAGAAATTATTAGAATTTTATTATTATTTGGTAATGAAGTCGCCGAATTTATCGAAGAAATTGAAAATGAAGATGAACAAGGAAAAGTAACCACAACTTCAAGAAAATATAATAATAATGTTTCTGCAGAGATTTATGTGCATTTGCAAGATGATGAAACAGAATTTACAAATATTATTTTTCAAGAGATTTATACAGAGATAATCCATCAATTAAATCAATTTGAAAAATTAGAAATAGATACTTTAGTAAATCATAAAAATTCTGATATTTCATCGACAGTTACTTCTATTTTAATGGATGAAGAAAAGCATCAATTAAGCGATTGGGAGGGGCAAAATATTGAGGTAAAAACGGCTTTAGAGATCTTACCCAAGTTAGTAAGCGATGCTGTTTTTAATTTGAGAAGGGTTTTAATAGGAAAGAAAATTGAAGAGTTGGTAAAAGAAGCTAGTGCAGAAATTGCAATAGATTTAGAAACAATAAAAAGCTATACAGGTCTAAGAATCAGTCTTTTTGAGAAATTAAATAGAGTTGTATAA
- the nadE gene encoding NAD(+) synthase encodes MNTEKVATHIISWLKEYAENAKVKGFVVGVSGGIDSALTSTLCAKTGFPTLCVEMPIHQAESQVTRAEEHIKQLKEAFSNVSEVRVDLTSTFEDFKNVVPQTESSAKVDLSLANTRARLRMTTLYYFAGLHSYLVAGTGNKVEDFGVGFYTKYGDGGVDLSPIADLMKSEVYELAAYLKVPNSIQKAQPTDGLFGDSRTDEDQIGASYDELEWAMKQQDKGKTENNFSGRDQEVFKIYERLNRINQHKMVPIPLCEIPEELK; translated from the coding sequence ATGAATACAGAAAAAGTAGCAACTCATATTATTTCTTGGTTAAAGGAATATGCTGAAAACGCAAAGGTAAAAGGTTTTGTTGTTGGTGTTTCTGGCGGAATAGATTCTGCACTTACCTCTACACTTTGCGCAAAAACAGGTTTCCCTACATTATGTGTAGAAATGCCAATTCATCAAGCAGAAAGTCAGGTCACTAGAGCAGAAGAGCATATTAAACAATTAAAAGAGGCGTTTAGCAATGTTTCTGAAGTAAGAGTAGACTTAACCTCTACTTTTGAAGATTTTAAAAACGTAGTTCCACAAACAGAATCTTCTGCAAAGGTAGATTTATCTTTAGCAAACACAAGAGCTAGATTACGTATGACAACTTTATACTACTTTGCTGGCTTACATAGCTATTTAGTTGCGGGAACAGGTAATAAAGTTGAAGATTTTGGAGTAGGGTTCTACACAAAATATGGTGACGGTGGTGTAGATTTAAGTCCGATTGCAGATTTAATGAAATCTGAAGTCTATGAATTAGCAGCCTATTTAAAAGTTCCCAATTCAATACAAAAAGCACAACCCACAGATGGCTTATTTGGAGACAGTAGAACAGATGAAGATCAAATTGGCGCTTCTTACGACGAGTTAGAATGGGCTATGAAACAACAAGATAAAGGAAAAACTGAAAACAATTTTTCAGGAAGAGACCAAGAGGTTTTTAAAATATACGAAAGACTAAATAGAATTAACCAACATAAAATGGTACCAATACCTTTGTGTGAAATTCCAGAAGAATTAAAATAA
- the gldB gene encoding gliding motility lipoprotein GldB produces the protein MRFFLVILAVLFSFFACNTNNINKIDVSKVDVNFEVKRFDVDFYTSERQDLDKLKTKYPYFFPKGITDSISFSKMNNKDEQELFIETQNIYKDISPLEEELRSLFKHVKYYNPNFLAPDVITMLTNIDYDSRVIYADSLLIVSLDVYLGKNHDFYADYPKYIKENNTKEHLIVSVGEAIIEKQIQNSKERSFVGKMIHEGKKMYVLDRYLPNVSNKEKIGYEEDKLNWVLSNEAQIWSYFIEKKILFSTDIKLNKRFLETAPFSKFYMEHDNLSPGKVGVWVGWQIVRSYMNHNDVSLQELLKINELDLFKKSKYKPKK, from the coding sequence ATGAGATTTTTTCTAGTGATTTTAGCGGTTTTATTCAGTTTTTTTGCGTGCAATACTAATAATATAAATAAAATAGATGTTTCTAAGGTTGATGTAAATTTTGAAGTAAAAAGATTTGATGTAGATTTTTATACTTCAGAAAGACAGGATTTAGACAAATTGAAAACAAAATATCCTTATTTTTTTCCAAAAGGAATAACAGATAGTATTTCATTTTCTAAAATGAATAATAAAGACGAGCAGGAATTGTTTATCGAAACTCAAAATATTTATAAAGACATTTCTCCTTTAGAAGAAGAGTTGAGATCACTTTTTAAACATGTTAAATATTACAATCCTAATTTTTTAGCACCAGATGTAATTACCATGTTAACGAATATAGATTATGACAGTAGAGTAATTTACGCAGATAGTTTATTAATAGTTTCTTTAGATGTTTATTTAGGTAAGAATCATGATTTTTATGCAGATTACCCAAAGTATATCAAAGAAAATAACACCAAAGAACATCTTATTGTGTCTGTAGGAGAAGCAATCATAGAAAAACAGATTCAGAACTCTAAAGAGAGAAGTTTTGTTGGTAAAATGATACATGAAGGAAAAAAAATGTACGTATTAGATAGATATTTGCCTAACGTTTCTAATAAAGAAAAAATTGGTTATGAGGAAGATAAACTCAATTGGGTACTTTCAAATGAAGCACAAATTTGGAGTTACTTTATAGAGAAAAAAATACTTTTTAGTACAGATATTAAACTAAACAAACGTTTTCTAGAAACAGCGCCATTTTCTAAGTTCTATATGGAGCATGACAATTTATCTCCAGGTAAAGTTGGTGTTTGGGTAGGTTGGCAAATTGTACGTTCTTATATGAATCATAATGATGTATCTTTGCAAGAATTATTAAAAATTAACGAATTAGATTTATTTAAAAAATCGAAGTATAAGCCCAAAAAATAA
- the gldC gene encoding gliding motility protein GldC: MSVKHNSEINFRIGLDENKVPEEISWTAKDGGIDDEESKAIMISVWDHKKKDTLRMDLWTKDMPVDEMKQFYHQTLVSMADTFERATDDQKMGATMRDFCEYFAEKLELKK; encoded by the coding sequence ATGTCAGTAAAACATAACTCAGAAATTAATTTTAGAATAGGTTTAGATGAAAACAAAGTTCCTGAAGAAATTTCTTGGACAGCGAAAGATGGTGGTATAGATGATGAAGAATCTAAAGCCATTATGATTTCTGTTTGGGATCATAAAAAGAAAGATACCTTACGCATGGATCTTTGGACAAAAGATATGCCTGTAGATGAAATGAAGCAGTTTTATCATCAAACATTAGTATCTATGGCAGATACTTTTGAACGTGCAACAGACGATCAGAAGATGGGCGCTACAATGCGCGATTTTTGTGAGTATTTTGCAGAAAAGTTAGAATTGAAAAAATAA
- a CDS encoding OmpA family protein, whose product MRRIFLIAILSCFTTTAIFSQFTTDEITYGNRIDLENSNSWAAGGGFSNFIMHGDLRSIGTGNLGNFYNFGVFAFVDKMFNPLLGLEVKATYSQISGGAQYFSDVYEILYVPNTVIRNNMYFEGTAYGAELNLILSFSNLYQTAATKWNAAGYFGVGYHQYNSQLFEKNLSGGPDKPLVDFGTNPARNSKNSASSIYLSGQLGLKRRVSKRVDIEIRTGMYFNYEDHLDAAISNKQDWETFFVTSIGATVKLGKKKVFTIWGDESGDSRGKFKIIDTDKDGVMDELDAEPNTPAGVMVYGNGKAVDSDKDGLPDYKDKCPLEYGPESNEGCPLNVDSDGDGVMDGKDLCPATPGTIENRGCPKQEAGNNPSNINNQIALLATSIYFETNSDKIQNISYNTIDKIITLMKQVPNIKFLIEGHTDDRNSDRYNTYLSQRRANAVRKYMIKEGISNESLSAKGFGESRPKFSNDNAGGRQLNRRVEIKPAGSLE is encoded by the coding sequence ATGAGGAGAATTTTTTTAATTGCAATCTTAAGTTGTTTTACAACAACTGCAATATTTAGCCAATTTACTACAGACGAAATTACTTACGGAAACAGAATTGACTTAGAAAACTCTAACAGTTGGGCTGCAGGAGGTGGTTTTAGTAACTTTATTATGCATGGAGATTTGCGTTCTATTGGTACTGGAAACCTTGGTAACTTCTATAATTTTGGTGTGTTTGCTTTTGTAGATAAAATGTTTAATCCTTTACTGGGGTTAGAGGTGAAAGCTACCTACTCTCAAATATCTGGTGGAGCTCAATATTTCTCTGATGTTTATGAAATATTGTATGTACCAAATACAGTCATTAGAAACAATATGTATTTTGAAGGTACTGCCTATGGGGCAGAATTAAACTTGATTTTAAGTTTTTCTAACTTATACCAAACAGCAGCAACTAAATGGAATGCAGCTGGTTATTTTGGTGTTGGTTATCATCAATATAATTCTCAACTTTTTGAGAAAAACTTATCTGGCGGTCCAGACAAACCTTTGGTAGATTTTGGTACAAACCCTGCAAGAAATAGTAAGAATTCTGCTAGTTCTATCTATTTATCAGGGCAATTAGGTCTTAAACGAAGAGTTAGTAAGAGAGTAGATATTGAAATTAGAACAGGAATGTACTTTAATTATGAAGATCATTTAGATGCTGCAATATCTAATAAGCAAGATTGGGAAACTTTTTTTGTAACAAGTATAGGTGCTACTGTTAAGTTAGGTAAGAAAAAAGTTTTTACAATTTGGGGGGATGAAAGTGGTGACAGTAGAGGCAAATTTAAAATTATTGACACTGATAAAGATGGTGTAATGGATGAATTAGATGCTGAACCAAATACACCTGCAGGAGTAATGGTTTATGGTAATGGTAAAGCTGTAGATTCTGACAAAGATGGCTTACCAGATTATAAAGATAAATGTCCTTTAGAATACGGGCCAGAATCTAATGAAGGCTGCCCATTAAATGTAGACTCTGATGGAGATGGTGTTATGGATGGTAAAGATCTATGTCCTGCAACTCCAGGAACTATAGAAAACAGAGGTTGTCCGAAACAAGAAGCGGGTAATAATCCTTCTAATATAAATAACCAGATTGCTTTATTAGCTACAAGTATTTATTTTGAAACAAATAGCGATAAAATTCAAAATATTTCTTACAATACTATAGACAAGATTATTACTCTAATGAAACAAGTACCTAACATTAAGTTTCTTATTGAAGGTCATACAGATGATAGAAATAGTGATAGATACAACACATACTTATCTCAAAGAAGAGCAAACGCTGTTAGAAAATACATGATTAAAGAAGGCATTTCTAATGAAAGCCTAAGCGCTAAAGGTTTTGGAGAATCTAGACCCAAATTTTCTAATGATAATGCTGGTGGTAGACAATTAAATAGAAGAGTAGAAATTAAACCTGCTGGTTCTTTAGAGTAA
- the folK gene encoding 2-amino-4-hydroxy-6-hydroxymethyldihydropteridine diphosphokinase — translation MKIQHITYLSLGTNQGHKLDNLQNAVNLIDGKIGAIQKISSIYKTAAWGFNGNDFYNICIKVSTSLPSDALINLLLSIEKELGRERTNKEGYQNRNIDIDILLFDDEIILSKALIVPHSKMLERKFVMIPLVEIAANVIHPIEKKLLNICLQNCNDSSEIFKIDALLTRPIPITEKYNYIAIEGNIGAGKTSLAKMMSDEFNAKLVLERFADNPFLPKFYEDKERYAFPLEMSFLADRYQQLSDDLAQFDLFKNFIISDYYIFKSLIFAQVTLSKDEYLLYRKMFNLIYKEITKPDLYVYLYQNTERLLENIKKRGRIYEQNIEPEYLKKIHDGYKSFIKTQKNLNLLIIDVSEIDFVNNTIDYDFIMDKIKNN, via the coding sequence ATGAAAATTCAACACATTACATATTTATCTCTAGGAACAAACCAAGGACATAAATTAGATAACTTACAAAATGCCGTCAATCTAATTGATGGTAAGATAGGTGCTATTCAAAAAATATCTTCAATTTATAAAACCGCTGCTTGGGGCTTTAATGGTAATGACTTCTATAATATATGTATTAAAGTTTCTACATCTTTACCATCCGATGCATTAATTAATCTTCTTTTATCAATTGAGAAAGAATTAGGAAGAGAGCGAACAAATAAAGAAGGCTATCAAAATAGAAACATAGATATTGATATTTTGTTGTTTGATGACGAAATTATCCTCTCTAAAGCACTAATTGTTCCACACTCTAAGATGTTAGAAAGAAAGTTTGTGATGATTCCTTTAGTTGAAATTGCTGCCAACGTAATTCATCCAATAGAAAAAAAACTATTAAATATTTGCTTACAAAACTGTAACGATTCTTCTGAGATATTTAAAATTGACGCACTACTAACACGTCCAATACCAATCACAGAGAAATATAACTATATTGCTATTGAAGGTAATATTGGAGCAGGAAAAACATCTTTGGCTAAAATGATGTCAGATGAATTTAATGCAAAATTGGTTTTAGAGCGTTTTGCAGACAACCCTTTTTTACCAAAATTTTACGAAGACAAAGAGAGATATGCTTTTCCATTAGAAATGAGCTTCTTAGCTGACAGATACCAACAATTAAGCGATGATTTAGCCCAATTCGACCTTTTTAAAAACTTTATTATTTCAGATTACTATATCTTTAAGTCTCTAATATTCGCACAAGTTACACTCTCTAAAGATGAATATTTATTATACAGAAAAATGTTTAATTTAATCTACAAAGAGATTACCAAACCAGACCTGTATGTCTACTTGTATCAAAATACAGAACGTTTACTAGAAAACATTAAAAAAAGAGGGAGAATATACGAGCAAAATATTGAACCTGAGTATCTTAAAAAAATTCACGACGGATACAAAAGCTTTATCAAGACACAAAAAAACTTAAATCTATTAATTATAGACGTATCAGAAATTGATTTTGTAAACAACACAATTGACTACGATTTTATAATGGACAAAATAAAGAATAATTAG